A segment of the Streptomyces sp. NBC_01235 genome:
GTCGGACCCGGCGGACCCGGCGGCCCCGGCGGCCCCCTCGGACCAGGCGGCTTCGAGGATCGCCGCCGCCCGCTCCGAGCTCAGTTCCAGCAGGGTCTCGGGGGTCAGGGCGCCGGCCGCGCACAGGGCGACCAGCTCGCCGTAGCTGTGCCCGGCGGCCATGTCCGGGCGCACCCCGGCCGCGGTGAGCACGGCGTGCGCGGCGAGGCCCGCGATGCCCAGGGCCGGCTGGGCCACGCGCGTGTCGGTCAGCGCGGCCCGCTGCCGGTCGCGTACGGCGTCGTCGAAGGCGGTCGGCGGGTACAGGGTGTCGGCGTGGGCGCGGCCGAGCTCCAGATAGGGGCGCAGCTCGGGGAAGGCGACGAACAGGTCGGCGAGCATGCCGGTGCGCTGACTGCCCTGGCCGGGGAAGAGGAAGGCGACCTTGGCGTCGCCGGGATCCTCCGGCCCTGCCCGGTGGAGCCCCCGCGCCGGATCGTGCTCGGTGGGATCGGCCAGTGCCCGTCGCAGCTTCCCGATGAGGTCGTCCACGTCCGTCGCCACGACCGCGACCCGCGCCGGGTCCCCGCTCGCGTCCGAGCGGCGCGCCGCGCCGAGCGCCAGGTCCCGCAGGCGCCATGGCCCGCCCTCCGCCTGCGCGGCCTTGAGGAGGTCCTCCATCGCACGGCGGGCCGCGGTCTCGTCCCGCCCCCGGAAGACGAACAGTTCGGCCGGCCAGGCGTCCAGTCCGCGCACCGGCGGCACGCCGTCGGCGTAAGCGCCCAGCACCACATGGAAGTTGGTGCCGCCGAAGCCGAACGCGCTGACCCCGGCGACCCGTTCCTCCGGGGGCGCCGCCCAGGGCCGGGCCTCGGTATGGAAGGCGAAGGGGCTGCTGTCCGCGTCCCAGGCCGCGTTGGGGGCCTCGACGTGCAGCGTCGGCGGCCTGACGCCGGTGTGCAGGGCCAACAGGGTCTTGATCAGGCCGGCGAGTCCCGCGGCGCACTTGGTGTGCCCGATCTGAGACTTCACCGAACCGATCACGCAGCCGCCCGGCTTCGCCCCGGCCTCGCCGAACACCTCGCTGAGGATGCGGAGTTCGGTGCGGTCGCCGACGACCGTCCCGGTGCCGTGCGCCTCGACGAGCCCGACGTCGGCGGGGGAGACGCCCGCGTTGCGGTAGGCCCGCTCCAGGGCCGAACGCTGCCCCTCGGGCCTGGGGGCGGTGAGGCCGAGGGAGCGGCCGTCGCTGGAGGAGCCGAGGCCCTTGATGACACCGTAGATCCGGTCGCCGTCGCGTTCGGCGTCCGCGAGCCGCTTGAGGACGACGCAGGCCACGCCCTCGCCGAGCGCGATGCCGTCCGCCGAGCCGTCGAAGGCCCGGGAGCGGCCGGTCGGGGACAGGGCGTGCACGGAGGAGAAGAGGACGTAGTCGTTGATGCCGTTGTGCAGGTCGGCGCCGCCGCACAGCACCACGTCGGACGTGCCCCCGACCAGCTCCTTGCAGGCGACGTCCACCGCGGCCAGCGAGGAGGCGCAGGCGGCGTCGACGGTGTAGTTGGCGCCGCCGAGGTCGAGCCGGTTGGCGATCCGCCCGGAGATGACATTGGCGAGCATGCCGGGGAAGGAGTCCTCGGTGAGCCGCGGGAGCTGGTCGTCCAGGGCCGCCGGGACGTGGCCGTAGTACGAGGGCAGCACCGCCCGCAGCGTGGCGGCGTTCGACAGGTCGCTGCCCGCCTCCGCGCCGAACACCACGGAGGTGCGGGAGCGGTCGAACTCCCGCCCCCCGTCGCCGTATCCGGCGTCCTCCAGGGCCCGCCTGGCTGCCTCGAGCGAGAGCAGCTGCACCGGCTCGACGCTGCCGAGGGACGTGGGCGGGATGCCGTAGCGCAGGGGGTCGAAGGGGATGCGGGGCAGGAAGCCGCCCCACTTGGACGGGGTCGACTCGCCGTGGTGGACGGCCGGGTCCCAGCGGTCGGCCGGGACCTCGCCGACCGCGTCCACGCCCCCGACGACGTTCGCCCAGAACGTCGGCAGGTCGGGCGCCTGCGGGAACATGCAGGCCATGCCGACGACGGCGATGTCCAGCGGGGCCGGGGTCGCGGGCTCCGGCACCTCCCTCGCCAGACCCAACTCGGCCGCGCGCAGCGAGAGATGCTCCACCGCACCCGTCGTCACCGACTCGTGCAGCGCCGCGACCGTCGTGGTCGCCGAGCGCAGTACGGCCACCTCTCCGGCCATGAACATCCCCTCGGCGAGCTGGCGTCGCTCGTCGACGGGGGTGAGGGAGCCGTCGGCGTCCCGTGTCACGCCCTTGCTGGCGGTGCGCAGCCGGCCGACGTTGAGCCGCTCAAGCTCCTCCCAGATCCGCCGGTCCGGCACGCCCTCGGCCCGCAGCCGGGCCTCCTGGTCGCGGTAGCCGGCGGCGAACGGACTCGGCACGCACCGTGTGGCGTGACCCGGCGCCGACTCCAGGAGCGTGGTGCGTTCGGCGTCCATGACCTGTCGCTGGAAGAGCGGCCGGATCGCGCCGTGCGCCACCGCCTCCTCGGTGAACAGGTACGCGGTGCCCATCAGCACGCCGACGGCCGCTCCGCGCGCGGTCAGCGGCGCGGCGAGCGCGGCGACCATCGCCGCCGATCGCTCGTCGTGCACCCCGCCCGCGAAGAACACCTCGACGTCCTTCGCGTCGGCGCCGTCCAAGTGGTCGTCCAGGACGGCCAGTTGGGCCTCCCAAAGGGGGAAGCTGCCGCGTGGTCCGACGTGCCCGCCGCACTCCGAGCCCTCGAACACGAACCGGCGTGCACCGGCTTCCAGGAACTGCCGCAGCAGCCCGGGCGACGGCACGTGCAGAAAGGTCCGGATGCCCTCCCGCTCCAACGCCTGCGCCTGGGACGGCCGTCCGCCCGCGATGATCGCGTGCGTCGGCCGCAGCTCCCGTACGGCCTCCAGCTGGGCGGTGCGCACGTCCTCCGGTGCGAAGCCGAGCACGCCCACGCCCCAGGGCCGGCCGGCCACCGCGCCGCGGGTCTCGGCCAGCATCGCCCGTGTCCGCGCGCCGTCGGCCAGCGCCAGGGCGAGGAACGGCAGCGCCCCGTCCGCCGCCACCGCGGCGGCGAACGCGGCCCCGTCGCTCACCCGTGTCATCGGCCCCTGTGCGACGGGCAGCCGCGTCCCGAGCGCCCGGCTCATCGGTGACTGAGCCCGCAGCGCCCGTACGGCCGTGTCGTCACGTACGGCGTCCAGGACCGCGTCCCGCAGCCCGCGCACCGTCCGCCGTACGTCGCCCCAGCGCTCGGCGAACCGGGCGGCGAGGAATCCGTCCTGGCCCACCGGGAGCAGTTGGGTGCGCGGGTCCTGCGCGCCGAGCAGCGCCGCCACCGCCTCCGGTCCGGCGTCCTGCGGGAGTCGCGGGGCGTCCGGGCCGCGCCGCAGCAGGACACGGTGACCGGCCAGGACGACGGTCTCCGAGCCGTCCAGGGTGCGCAGCGCCGCGGCGGCCGGCTCGGGCAGCGCCGACTCGGCGAGCAGCGCGAGCTGGCTGTCCAGGACGACACCGGCCGCCCCTCCGGCCACCGCGGCGGCGGCCGTGCGCGGGCCGATGCCGCCGCACGCCCACACCGGCAGGGTCACCTCGGGCGCGGCGAGGAGCTGCTGGAGCAGCACGAAGGTGCTCAGCTCGCCGATCCGGCCACCGCACTCGGCGCCGCGGGCGATCAGACCGTGCGCCCCGGCGCGCACGGCGTGCCGCGCGCCCTCCAGGTCGGTGACCTCGACCAGCACGCGGTGGCGTGCCGCGAGGCCGGCGACCGGCCACGGCGCGGCGGCGCAGTCCACGGCGCCCGTGGTCGGGGGGTGCACGACGTCCGAGGTCAGGACGACCGTGTGCGGGCCGTCGGGTCCCAGGTCGGCGGGGGTGAGCCGGCAGTGCGCGCCGACCCGGACGGCGAAGCTGCCCGAAGACGCGCGGCGCAGGCGGGCGAGGGCCTCGCGGGCTCTTGGGCCGCCGGACCCCAGGTCGAGTACGCCGAGCCCGCCGGCCCGGCCGACCGCCAGGGCGAGCCCGGCATCGGGTTCGCCGAAAGGAGTGATGCCGATGATCATGTCCTCGGAACGCACAGCGGACGTCATGATTC
Coding sequences within it:
- a CDS encoding SDR family oxidoreductase is translated as MTSAVRSEDMIIGITPFGEPDAGLALAVGRAGGLGVLDLGSGGPRAREALARLRRASSGSFAVRVGAHCRLTPADLGPDGPHTVVLTSDVVHPPTTGAVDCAAAPWPVAGLAARHRVLVEVTDLEGARHAVRAGAHGLIARGAECGGRIGELSTFVLLQQLLAAPEVTLPVWACGGIGPRTAAAAVAGGAAGVVLDSQLALLAESALPEPAAAALRTLDGSETVVLAGHRVLLRRGPDAPRLPQDAGPEAVAALLGAQDPRTQLLPVGQDGFLAARFAERWGDVRRTVRGLRDAVLDAVRDDTAVRALRAQSPMSRALGTRLPVAQGPMTRVSDGAAFAAAVAADGALPFLALALADGARTRAMLAETRGAVAGRPWGVGVLGFAPEDVRTAQLEAVRELRPTHAIIAGGRPSQAQALEREGIRTFLHVPSPGLLRQFLEAGARRFVFEGSECGGHVGPRGSFPLWEAQLAVLDDHLDGADAKDVEVFFAGGVHDERSAAMVAALAAPLTARGAAVGVLMGTAYLFTEEAVAHGAIRPLFQRQVMDAERTTLLESAPGHATRCVPSPFAAGYRDQEARLRAEGVPDRRIWEELERLNVGRLRTASKGVTRDADGSLTPVDERRQLAEGMFMAGEVAVLRSATTTVAALHESVTTGAVEHLSLRAAELGLAREVPEPATPAPLDIAVVGMACMFPQAPDLPTFWANVVGGVDAVGEVPADRWDPAVHHGESTPSKWGGFLPRIPFDPLRYGIPPTSLGSVEPVQLLSLEAARRALEDAGYGDGGREFDRSRTSVVFGAEAGSDLSNAATLRAVLPSYYGHVPAALDDQLPRLTEDSFPGMLANVISGRIANRLDLGGANYTVDAACASSLAAVDVACKELVGGTSDVVLCGGADLHNGINDYVLFSSVHALSPTGRSRAFDGSADGIALGEGVACVVLKRLADAERDGDRIYGVIKGLGSSSDGRSLGLTAPRPEGQRSALERAYRNAGVSPADVGLVEAHGTGTVVGDRTELRILSEVFGEAGAKPGGCVIGSVKSQIGHTKCAAGLAGLIKTLLALHTGVRPPTLHVEAPNAAWDADSSPFAFHTEARPWAAPPEERVAGVSAFGFGGTNFHVVLGAYADGVPPVRGLDAWPAELFVFRGRDETAARRAMEDLLKAAQAEGGPWRLRDLALGAARRSDASGDPARVAVVATDVDDLIGKLRRALADPTEHDPARGLHRAGPEDPGDAKVAFLFPGQGSQRTGMLADLFVAFPELRPYLELGRAHADTLYPPTAFDDAVRDRQRAALTDTRVAQPALGIAGLAAHAVLTAAGVRPDMAAGHSYGELVALCAAGALTPETLLELSSERAAAILEAAWSEGAAGAAGSAGSDGSGGGDPGTMAAVATGAEEVAQALKTANAPDSVVVANRNSPTQTVISGPSDAVAEAVRLLREAGLGVKRIPVACAFHSPLVAGAADRFAGALAARPVHAPEFPVWSNRTAAPYPADADAVRAELAAQIGAPVAFVEQVEAMYEAGARVFVEAGPGSVLTRLVGQILGDRPHRTVACEPRPGGGLRDWLDALARLAVAGLPVRSGWLLRGRDAVDAVRTPVPKRPGWTVDGQLVRTASGALLPGALAPARRVVDPAERTVTTVTTNPPHGVPSDRDALISEFLRTSREMIAAQRDVLLTYFGSTPGAQIAPPVVVAPQVVQAVPQLPTAQTEVVAPVPETAPASAAEEPAGSTDVQQLVLEIISERTGYPIDMIEPDLDLEADLSVDSIKRAEIAGELARRLGAGAGADLTSMDDDELEELTKARTAAAVTEWLTARLGGPAPVPAPVPAAEAGESVAAGEPVPAVQVTEEVTGEPPRRHVLRPVPLADGTAASAEALTDPATALSGTRWTVLGDAPEVVARLVSHGADVTVRARDHVLTEADGPVDGVLYLGALPAAEDTPVLPDAFPVLKAALTRGPRWLLAVRSADDERPDARTAGLRGLFRTVAREYPQTLARVVDLADASPSAVADAVVAEAVAPDRTPVVLRTAAGRHGFELVEAPLGALGSTGAGPAGDGAAEAAALGLDRDSVVLLAGGARGITAQFAAALAGAAHCRLELLGRTPAPDGPEDADTAAARTPAELRAALAARGGLKPAEINRAAELVLAQREITATLSELTALGSRVRYRSVDFRETEAVLQAVKEIHAEHGRLDGVVHAAGVIEDRLVAEKTAESFQRVFGTKATGADALLTALEELPAAPAFTVLFGSISAVLGNRGQVDYAAANDALETLGAAFAARTGHRAVTVHWGPWAPAAGHGGMVGVELAREYARRGIRLIDPEEGTAALLRELAWGEESATAVVYTASGW